In Geotalea uraniireducens, one genomic interval encodes:
- a CDS encoding ATP-binding protein codes for MTQPNRHSRLRIVAGSGILVATVLSFLAVHSLLRPSPPSVTLTSQEQAWLNAHPIIRLAPDPEFRPIEYFDDNGQYQGAAADHIRLLEQKLGIHFAIVRLKNWDQVIDAFKRHEIDALGAVAATPARRKYMLFTTPLVEIPGGIFVRTGFPRRSLTLNALKGLKVAVVSNYMAHDYLRTERPEIDLDVVPDVATGLSRVSLGVDDAYIENMANASYYLQKTGITNLRLAGYTSFTYQWGVGIRNDWPELQSILNKGVAAITADERQAIISRWIFAEKQSWRPSRAFIISAAASTIMLILLAGALWNQSLRRTVRSRTASLQRELEERTRIETALRAEKEAAQGYLDVAGVILLVLNVDGTVRLINRKGCEILGYTEDQILGHDWFATCLPLRLRDEFRTLFHGVVTKEISPPQSVENPILTRAGDERLIRWHNSALHDDRGVITALLSSGEDITEQRQAEQAITTLNAELEERVAQRTAELSREIGERKAMEEQVRQLNSDLERRVRERTADLQASNRELEAFCYTISHDLRAPLRAIDGAVGILREDFPAALDSEEEKLLEGLSRNTRRMAALIDDLLEFSRLSRSEVQKSPIDMSALAAEVYHELTATVGDRRISCTIAPLLPTAGERTMIRQVLVNLLANAIKFTATREEALIEVGSRPGAGETTYFVRDNGVGFDMRYADKLFGVFSRLHRPQEFEGTGIGLAIVKRIVTKHGGQVWVESAVGEGATFYFSLPV; via the coding sequence ATGACGCAGCCGAACAGACATTCCCGCCTCCGGATCGTTGCCGGCAGCGGAATCCTTGTCGCTACGGTACTTTCTTTCCTTGCCGTACATTCGCTGTTGCGTCCCTCCCCCCCTTCGGTCACGCTGACCTCCCAAGAACAGGCTTGGCTGAATGCCCACCCGATCATCAGACTGGCCCCCGATCCCGAATTCCGGCCCATCGAATATTTCGACGACAACGGGCAGTATCAAGGGGCAGCTGCCGACCACATCCGCCTCCTGGAACAGAAACTCGGCATCCATTTCGCCATCGTCCGGCTGAAAAACTGGGATCAGGTCATCGACGCCTTTAAGCGCCACGAGATCGACGCCCTGGGGGCCGTAGCCGCCACCCCGGCCCGGCGAAAGTACATGCTCTTCACCACGCCACTGGTGGAGATTCCCGGCGGCATATTCGTGCGCACCGGCTTCCCTCGCCGGTCTCTGACCCTGAACGCGCTGAAGGGGCTCAAGGTGGCTGTCGTCTCCAACTACATGGCCCACGACTATTTGCGCACCGAGCGGCCGGAGATCGACCTCGATGTAGTGCCGGACGTGGCGACCGGCTTGAGCAGGGTTTCCCTTGGCGTCGACGACGCCTATATCGAAAACATGGCCAATGCCAGCTACTATCTGCAGAAAACAGGGATCACCAACCTGCGGCTGGCCGGCTACACCAGCTTCACCTACCAGTGGGGAGTCGGCATTCGCAATGACTGGCCGGAGCTGCAGAGCATCCTGAACAAAGGCGTGGCAGCAATCACCGCCGACGAACGGCAAGCTATTATCAGCCGGTGGATCTTCGCTGAAAAGCAGAGTTGGCGACCATCGAGAGCGTTCATCATCTCAGCCGCGGCCTCAACGATCATGCTCATCCTTCTTGCAGGGGCCCTGTGGAACCAGTCGCTACGGCGAACGGTCCGCAGCCGCACCGCCTCCCTGCAGCGGGAGCTGGAAGAACGAACCCGGATCGAAACGGCACTCCGCGCAGAAAAAGAAGCCGCCCAAGGCTATCTCGACGTCGCCGGCGTCATCCTGCTGGTACTCAATGTCGATGGGACCGTCCGGTTAATCAACCGCAAGGGGTGCGAGATCCTCGGCTATACCGAGGACCAGATTCTCGGCCACGACTGGTTTGCCACCTGTCTGCCCCTTCGTCTGCGCGACGAGTTCAGGACGCTTTTCCACGGCGTCGTCACGAAAGAGATCAGTCCACCCCAGTCTGTGGAAAACCCGATCCTGACCCGGGCGGGGGACGAACGGCTGATCCGCTGGCATAATTCGGCATTGCACGACGACCGGGGCGTGATCACGGCGCTCCTCTCTTCAGGCGAGGATATCACCGAACAACGACAAGCCGAACAGGCCATTACGACCTTGAATGCGGAGCTGGAAGAGCGGGTTGCCCAGCGGACGGCAGAGTTGAGCAGGGAAATCGGCGAGCGGAAGGCAATGGAAGAACAGGTCCGGCAGCTCAACAGCGATCTGGAACGACGCGTCCGGGAACGGACCGCCGATCTGCAGGCTTCGAACCGGGAACTGGAGGCGTTCTGCTACACCATTTCCCACGACCTGCGGGCGCCGCTTCGGGCAATCGACGGGGCAGTCGGCATCCTCCGGGAAGATTTCCCCGCCGCTTTGGACAGCGAAGAGGAAAAACTGCTCGAAGGGCTGTCACGAAATACCCGCCGGATGGCGGCGCTGATCGACGATCTGCTGGAGTTTTCCCGGCTGAGCCGGTCGGAAGTGCAAAAAAGCCCCATCGACATGAGTGCCCTGGCTGCCGAGGTTTACCACGAACTCACTGCCACTGTGGGCGACCGGCGCATCAGCTGTACGATCGCCCCGCTCCTCCCCACTGCAGGGGAGCGGACAATGATCCGCCAGGTGCTGGTCAACCTGCTGGCCAACGCCATCAAATTCACTGCCACCCGAGAAGAAGCGCTCATCGAAGTCGGCTCCCGTCCCGGCGCCGGAGAAACGACCTATTTCGTCAGGGACAACGGCGTTGGCTTCGACATGCGCTACGCCGACAAGCTGTTTGGCGTCTTCTCCCGCCTCCATCGTCCCCAGGAATTCGAAGGGACCGGCATCGGCCTGGCAATCGTCAAGCGAATCGTCACCAAGCACGGCGGCCAGGTCTGGGTGGAAAGCGCCGTCGGCGAAGGGGCAACCTTTTACTTTTCGCTGCCGGTCTGA
- the uvrA gene encoding excinuclease ABC subunit UvrA produces the protein MASDKIIVKGACEHNLKCIDVEIPRDQLVVITGISGSGKSTLAFDTIYAEGQRRYVESLSAYARQFLEQMEKPDVESIEGLSPAISIEQKTTSRNPRSTVGTVTEIYDYLRLLFARVGHPHCYQCGREITSQTVSQMVDQIMALPAGTKFNLLSPMVRGRKGEYRKELNQLRKDGFTRVIIDGVQHDLTEEISLDKNKKHDLDIVVDRLIVKPEIERRLADSLETALNHAEGVVKVAIVDGETILFSESLACIDCGISYPEMTPRMFSFNNPYGACPDCTGLGTRMYFDEELVVPNPDLSIREGAIAPWEKRLSGWYHLTLEALAKAYDIDIRTPFKKLADRAREIILYGSKGEKVEFWWEEESGRRHTYWKEFEGVIPNLERRYRESESEQVREELERYMNVMPCPTCNGARLKKEALFVRVAGRNICEVTALSIKDALEFFAGLAFTPKEEEIARRILKEIRERLYFLVNVGLDYLSLDRSSGTLSGGEGQRIRLATQIGSSLVGVLYILDEPSIGLHQRDNARLLQTLKHLRDLGNTVLVVEHDEETILEADHVIDMGPGAGVHGGEVVAQGTPAEILKNPHSLTGQYLSGELTIAVPKKRRRSEKFLTLVGASENNLKKVTAKIPLGVMTCVTGVSGSGKSTLVIDTLYKVLCQRLYRSRERAGAVQQIKGLELLDKVINIDQSPIGRTPRSNPATYTGVFTDIRDLFAQLPESKVRGYKPGRYSFNVKGGRCEACSGDGIIKIEMHFLPDVYVQCEVCRGARYNRETLEVKYKGKSIAEVLDMTVNQAVQFMEHIPRIRNKLQTLMDVGLGYIRLGQSATTLSGGEAQRVKLAKELSKRATGRTIYILDEPTTGLHFADIAKLLDVLQKLIEGGNTIVIIEHNLDVIKTADYLIDLGPEGGDRGGEVIATGTPEEVAKVTRSYTGQFLRKLV, from the coding sequence ATGGCAAGCGATAAGATCATCGTCAAAGGGGCCTGTGAGCACAACCTGAAATGCATCGACGTGGAGATCCCGCGCGATCAGCTGGTGGTGATTACCGGCATCTCGGGCTCGGGAAAATCGACCCTCGCCTTCGATACCATTTATGCCGAGGGGCAGCGGCGCTACGTGGAATCGCTCTCCGCCTATGCCCGGCAGTTCCTCGAGCAGATGGAAAAACCGGATGTGGAATCCATTGAAGGGCTCTCCCCGGCCATTTCCATCGAGCAGAAAACCACCAGCCGCAATCCCCGTTCCACCGTCGGCACCGTCACCGAGATCTACGACTATCTGCGGCTCCTCTTCGCCCGGGTCGGCCATCCCCACTGCTACCAGTGCGGCCGCGAGATCACCTCCCAGACCGTCTCCCAGATGGTCGACCAGATCATGGCGCTTCCCGCCGGTACCAAATTCAACCTCCTTTCGCCGATGGTGCGGGGGCGGAAGGGAGAGTACCGCAAGGAACTGAATCAGCTCCGCAAGGACGGCTTTACCCGGGTGATCATCGACGGGGTTCAGCACGATCTAACAGAAGAGATTTCCCTCGACAAGAACAAGAAGCACGATCTCGACATCGTCGTCGACCGCTTGATCGTCAAGCCGGAGATCGAGCGGCGCCTCGCCGATTCACTGGAAACTGCCCTCAATCACGCCGAAGGAGTGGTCAAGGTGGCGATTGTCGACGGTGAAACCATCCTCTTTTCCGAGTCCCTGGCCTGCATCGACTGCGGCATCTCCTATCCCGAGATGACGCCGCGAATGTTCTCTTTCAACAATCCCTACGGTGCCTGTCCCGACTGCACCGGTCTCGGCACCCGGATGTATTTTGACGAGGAACTGGTGGTGCCGAATCCGGACCTTTCGATCCGCGAAGGGGCCATCGCTCCATGGGAAAAGCGGCTCTCCGGCTGGTACCACCTGACCCTCGAAGCGCTGGCCAAAGCATATGATATCGATATCCGGACCCCTTTCAAAAAGCTGGCGGATCGAGCGCGGGAGATCATCCTCTATGGCTCGAAGGGGGAAAAGGTCGAATTCTGGTGGGAAGAGGAGAGCGGTCGTCGCCATACCTACTGGAAGGAGTTCGAGGGGGTGATCCCCAACCTGGAGCGGCGGTACCGGGAGAGCGAGTCGGAACAGGTCCGGGAGGAGCTGGAGCGGTACATGAACGTGATGCCCTGTCCGACTTGCAACGGGGCCCGACTCAAAAAGGAGGCGCTGTTCGTCCGGGTGGCGGGGCGGAATATCTGCGAGGTGACCGCACTGTCGATCAAGGATGCCCTGGAGTTTTTCGCCGGCCTGGCGTTTACTCCGAAGGAAGAGGAAATCGCCCGGCGCATCCTTAAGGAAATCCGCGAACGGCTCTATTTCCTGGTCAATGTCGGCCTCGACTACCTGTCGCTCGACCGTTCCTCCGGCACCCTCTCCGGCGGCGAGGGGCAGCGTATCCGCTTGGCGACCCAGATCGGCTCGTCGCTGGTCGGAGTTCTCTATATCCTCGACGAGCCGTCGATCGGCCTGCACCAGCGGGACAATGCCCGGCTGCTGCAGACGCTCAAGCACCTGCGCGATCTGGGGAACACAGTACTCGTCGTCGAACATGACGAGGAGACGATCCTCGAGGCCGACCACGTGATCGACATGGGGCCTGGGGCCGGGGTGCACGGCGGCGAGGTGGTTGCCCAGGGGACCCCGGCGGAGATCTTGAAAAATCCGCACTCCCTCACCGGCCAATATCTGTCGGGAGAACTGACCATTGCGGTGCCAAAAAAGCGGCGCCGGTCGGAAAAGTTCCTTACCCTGGTCGGCGCCAGCGAGAACAACCTGAAAAAGGTCACCGCCAAGATTCCGCTCGGGGTGATGACCTGCGTCACCGGGGTTTCCGGCTCGGGCAAGTCGACGCTGGTGATCGATACTCTTTACAAGGTGCTCTGCCAGCGGCTCTACCGGAGCCGCGAGCGGGCCGGGGCGGTGCAGCAGATCAAGGGACTCGAACTGCTCGACAAGGTGATTAATATCGACCAGTCGCCGATCGGCCGGACTCCCCGCTCCAATCCGGCCACCTACACCGGGGTCTTTACCGACATCCGCGACCTGTTCGCCCAGCTGCCGGAGTCGAAGGTCCGGGGGTACAAGCCGGGCCGCTATTCGTTCAACGTCAAGGGGGGGCGCTGCGAGGCCTGCTCCGGCGACGGGATCATCAAGATCGAGATGCACTTCCTCCCCGACGTCTACGTCCAGTGCGAGGTCTGCCGGGGGGCGCGCTACAACCGCGAGACCCTGGAGGTCAAGTACAAAGGGAAATCGATCGCCGAAGTCCTCGACATGACCGTCAACCAGGCAGTCCAGTTCATGGAGCACATCCCGAGGATCCGCAACAAGCTGCAGACCCTCATGGACGTCGGGCTCGGCTACATCCGGCTCGGCCAGTCGGCCACCACCCTCTCCGGCGGCGAGGCCCAGCGGGTCAAGCTGGCGAAGGAACTCTCCAAGCGGGCCACCGGCCGGACCATCTACATCCTCGACGAGCCGACCACCGGCCTCCATTTTGCCGACATCGCCAAGCTCCTCGATGTGCTACAGAAGCTGATCGAAGGGGGGAACACCATCGTCATCATCGAGCACAACCTCGATGTCATCAAAACCGCCGACTACCTGATCGACCTGGGGCCGGAAGGGGGAGACCGGGGGGGCGAGGTGATCGCTACCGGGACACCCGAGGAAGTGGCGAAGGTGACCCGCTCGTACACCGGGCAGTTTTTGCGGAAGCTGGTGTAG
- the groES gene encoding co-chaperone GroES has translation MKLRPLQDRILVKRIEEEQVTAGGILIPDTAKEKPQRGEIVAVGNGKKTEDGKVLPIDVKVGDKILFGKYAGTEIKVEGQEYLIMREDDILGVIE, from the coding sequence ATGAAATTGAGACCGTTGCAAGACCGCATCCTGGTGAAAAGGATCGAAGAAGAGCAGGTAACCGCCGGAGGGATTCTCATTCCCGATACCGCCAAAGAAAAACCGCAGCGTGGCGAAATCGTCGCCGTCGGCAATGGCAAGAAGACCGAAGATGGCAAGGTCCTGCCGATTGATGTCAAGGTTGGCGACAAGATTCTGTTCGGCAAGTATGCCGGCACGGAGATCAAAGTCGAAGGACAGGAATACCTCATCATGAGAGAGGACGACATCCTCGGTGTTATCGAGTAA
- a CDS encoding DUF1847 domain-containing protein, whose product MADPAKGPHCAACSGAWLKTGATNCLTTADERPQQPGHCPAKHHGEIIEASFREYRAEETEDGKLARAAARVEGLCYQQLPGSDAVIARWTRVEDTIALAKMMGWQRIGIATCVGLLEETRQLATILEAQGLTPYSVCCKAGSIDKLELGIEEDSKVRPGTFEPACNPIAQAEILNRLDCQMNIIVGLCVGHDMLFAKHSRAPVTTLVCKDRVTGHNPVAVLYGQNFYFKRLQKQPVIVPTD is encoded by the coding sequence ATGGCTGACCCGGCGAAAGGCCCACACTGCGCCGCCTGCAGCGGCGCCTGGCTGAAGACCGGTGCAACCAACTGCCTGACCACTGCCGACGAACGCCCGCAGCAACCGGGCCATTGCCCCGCAAAACATCACGGGGAAATCATCGAAGCCAGCTTCCGGGAATACCGGGCCGAGGAAACCGAGGATGGAAAGCTCGCCCGCGCCGCGGCCCGCGTCGAAGGGCTCTGCTACCAGCAGCTGCCGGGGAGCGATGCGGTAATCGCCCGCTGGACCCGGGTCGAAGACACCATCGCCCTGGCCAAGATGATGGGCTGGCAACGGATCGGCATCGCCACCTGCGTCGGTCTGCTGGAAGAGACGCGCCAACTGGCGACCATCCTGGAGGCTCAGGGGCTCACCCCCTACAGCGTTTGCTGCAAGGCTGGCAGCATCGACAAGCTGGAACTGGGCATTGAGGAAGATAGCAAGGTACGACCGGGGACCTTCGAACCGGCATGCAACCCGATCGCCCAGGCGGAGATTCTCAACCGGCTCGACTGCCAGATGAATATCATCGTCGGCCTCTGTGTCGGTCACGACATGCTATTCGCCAAACATTCCCGGGCACCGGTCACCACTTTGGTCTGCAAAGACCGGGTTACCGGGCATAACCCGGTGGCGGTCCTTTATGGCCAGAACTTTTATTTCAAGCGGTTACAGAAGCAGCCGGTGATTGTGCCGACGGACTGA
- a CDS encoding DUF507 family protein, with protein MAISEDRVSHLAHRIYDRLWRDDLADFPDESRPLACIKEAITSFFAVAEEIDDTVRRKLASYAQAKVPGSREYEILYQKFYQEELAKRKW; from the coding sequence ATGGCTATCTCAGAAGATCGTGTCTCCCATCTTGCCCACCGAATCTACGACCGCCTCTGGCGCGACGATCTGGCCGACTTTCCCGACGAAAGCAGACCGCTCGCCTGCATCAAGGAGGCGATCACCTCGTTTTTCGCCGTTGCCGAAGAGATCGACGACACCGTTCGGCGAAAACTCGCTTCCTACGCCCAGGCCAAGGTCCCCGGCAGCCGCGAGTATGAAATCCTCTACCAGAAATTCTACCAGGAAGAGCTGGCCAAACGGAAATGGTGA
- a CDS encoding DUF507 family protein, with protein sequence MKLKDGQIERLAERILERLTVAGLIQLKSERGKLLAGIRSVIAADCKGEEDLEKEAERLLEQTLRSMGGAAGGIDRHKMLRMIKERLAKERGIVL encoded by the coding sequence ATGAAACTGAAGGACGGGCAGATAGAGAGGCTTGCCGAGCGGATTCTGGAACGGCTCACCGTTGCCGGCCTGATCCAGCTGAAAAGCGAGCGCGGCAAGCTTCTTGCCGGGATCAGAAGCGTAATCGCCGCCGACTGCAAAGGCGAGGAAGATTTGGAAAAGGAAGCGGAGCGACTGCTGGAACAGACCCTCCGGTCAATGGGAGGAGCTGCCGGTGGCATCGACCGCCACAAGATGCTCCGGATGATCAAGGAACGGCTGGCCAAGGAGCGCGGCATCGTCCTCTAA
- a CDS encoding DUF2288 domain-containing protein, with protein sequence MKTTQEELATQIDEAQWDWLRAHLERGGLICVAADLDIAAVGERIAADDAASVQTWIETRKLTKPTAEQIAAWDGDQTVRFTTLIISPYVLIQEKLHG encoded by the coding sequence GTGAAAACGACTCAGGAGGAGTTGGCAACTCAGATCGACGAGGCCCAATGGGACTGGCTGCGGGCACACCTGGAACGGGGCGGGTTGATTTGCGTCGCCGCCGACCTGGACATTGCTGCGGTCGGTGAGCGGATTGCCGCCGATGATGCGGCCTCTGTCCAGACATGGATCGAAACCCGGAAACTGACCAAACCGACCGCGGAACAGATTGCTGCCTGGGACGGCGATCAGACAGTTCGATTCACGACCCTGATCATCAGCCCCTATGTACTTATCCAGGAGAAACTACATGGCTGA
- the aroF gene encoding 3-deoxy-7-phosphoheptulonate synthase: MLIVMNHKAGQKQIDAVISAVDRMGLTAAPIPGSERTAIGVLGNRGYVDDTTIRDLPGVQEVIHVSKPYKLVSRDFHPRNTIVKVCDVPVGEGKRPVVVAGPCAVESEEQILKTARAVKKAGADMLRGGAFKPRTGPHTFQGLREEGLRLLALAREETGLPVVTEVMSPDTVGLVAEYADLMQVGARNMQNFELLKELGRIRKPVLLKRGMSATLEEFLAAAEYILAEGNPHVILCERGIRTFETATRNTLDLAVVPLIRELSHLPVMIDPSHATGKRSLVPPMAKAALIAGAHGILLEVHPEPDKAMSDGPQSLTFHGFESLMDEIRRLNTFLGFEAAVEKPA; the protein is encoded by the coding sequence GTGCTTATCGTCATGAACCACAAGGCTGGGCAGAAACAGATCGATGCAGTGATCAGTGCGGTAGACCGGATGGGGCTCACGGCGGCGCCGATCCCGGGGAGCGAGCGGACCGCTATCGGGGTGCTGGGCAACCGGGGGTATGTGGACGATACCACGATTCGCGATCTGCCGGGGGTGCAGGAAGTCATCCACGTTTCCAAACCGTACAAGCTCGTCTCACGCGATTTTCATCCTCGGAATACGATCGTCAAGGTCTGCGACGTCCCGGTCGGCGAGGGAAAGCGACCGGTGGTGGTGGCGGGGCCGTGCGCCGTCGAAAGCGAGGAACAGATTCTCAAGACCGCCCGCGCCGTCAAGAAGGCCGGTGCGGACATGCTGCGCGGCGGAGCGTTCAAGCCCCGGACCGGGCCCCACACGTTCCAGGGACTTCGGGAAGAGGGGCTCAGACTGCTTGCCCTGGCGCGCGAGGAGACGGGCCTGCCGGTGGTGACCGAGGTGATGAGCCCCGACACCGTCGGCCTGGTTGCCGAGTATGCCGACCTGATGCAGGTCGGGGCGCGCAACATGCAGAACTTTGAACTGCTCAAGGAACTGGGCCGGATCAGGAAACCGGTACTCCTGAAACGGGGGATGAGCGCCACCCTCGAAGAATTCCTGGCCGCGGCGGAGTATATCCTTGCCGAGGGGAATCCGCATGTGATCCTCTGCGAACGGGGCATCCGGACCTTCGAGACCGCGACCCGCAATACCCTCGACCTGGCGGTGGTGCCGCTGATCCGGGAACTGTCCCATCTGCCGGTGATGATCGACCCGTCCCATGCCACCGGGAAGCGGAGCCTCGTTCCGCCGATGGCCAAGGCAGCGCTGATCGCCGGTGCCCACGGTATCCTGCTGGAGGTGCATCCCGAACCGGACAAGGCGATGTCGGACGGTCCCCAGTCGCTGACTTTCCATGGCTTCGAGTCGCTGATGGATGAGATTCGGCGGCTGAACACCTTTCTCGGTTTCGAGGCGGCGGTGGAAAAACCTGCTTGA